The Huiozyma naganishii CBS 8797 chromosome 3, complete genome genome contains a region encoding:
- the KNAG0C05340 gene encoding STE domain-containing protein (similar to Saccharomyces cerevisiae STE12 (YHR084W); ancestral locus Anc_5.379), translating into MDSMNNRMETILKEDYNDSHESLQRSTPEEVEESLRLIDDLKYFLSSAPANWQENQIIRRYYLNNEQGFVSCVFWNNVYYVTGTDIVKCCVYRMQKFGRAIIQKKKFEEGIFSDLRNLKCGIDATLEQPKSDFLAFLFRNSCLKTQKKQKVFFWFSVPYDKLFRDALERDLKRETLDQQSTTRALSEPALSFQYNIKLGTSLSEQLQKHIKQMRLPDELDAMDDEPELKEEPSILDCMKINVDDDVTESSVPLTPAFNSSAPTSIQILETEDVPILHDKTVLDIPPTASLNLDPYQSMVTPVKLGQSLSSDRVGLPELDKEVDDDAFPLDYFPIDIEYPDLMNSQMSNPNTNGVGLISTAEINESYQNPFLHIPKTKKSKAYPTSATSLVMPYMDSNINQSLPDSEELSNLSGLNMLPQQRIPYGYQQQLSYNPCINIMPSRHPGDIMAQTIEPRAANASTGTPIFPGCDAIYTPQEISDWKAFLQQQPSHMQIIQTPHSSNVINPYGSAYHSADPAMWGHSLYMGNGSTTPLHMEKTAQFIRRKQFRNMVPSSTFTRKGKVMKTPHIKKYDPSKEKRSKYQKKFRDNTKQSTTVDHDVKN; encoded by the coding sequence ATGGATTCCATGAACAACAGAATGGAAACaatcttgaaggaggacTATAACGACAGCCATGAATCTCTACAGAGAAGCACACCAGAGGAGGTGGAGGAGTCACTTAGGCTCATCGATGACCTGAAGTATTTTTTGTCCTCGGCGCCAGCGAACTGGCAAGAGAACCAGATTATAAGACGATATTACCTGAACAATGAACAGGGTTTCGTGTCGTGCGTCTTTTGGAATAACGTCTACTATGTGACAGGGACAGATATTGTCAAATGCTGCGTTTACAGGATGCAAAAGTTCGGGAGAGCCATCattcagaagaagaaattcgAAGAAGGTATATTTTCAGACCTTCGAAACCTGAAATGCGGGATTGATGCTACGCTGGAGCAACCTAAGTCTGACTTCCTCGCATTTTTGTTTAGAAACTCTTGTCTCAAGACgcaaaagaagcaaaaagTCTTCTTCTGGTTTAGCGTTCCTTACGATAAGCTGTTCAGAGACGCGCTAGAAAGGGACCTGAAGAGAGAGACGTTAGACCAGCAATCCACTACCAGAGCACTTTCGGAACCAGCGCTGTCTTTCCAGTACAATATCAAACTGGGGACGTCTCTGTCCGAACAGTTGCAGAAGCATATCAAGCAAATGAGATTGCCGGACGAACTCGACGCTATGGATGATGAACCTGAATTGAAGGAAGAACCGTCTATTTTAGACTGCATGAAAATCAatgtcgatgacgacgtAACGGAGTCAAGCGTTCCTTTGACACCTGCATTCAACTCCTCAGCACCCACGTCAATACAGATACTGGAGACAGAGGATGTACCAATACTGCACGACAAGACGGTTCTAGATATTCCCCCAACGGCATCGTTGAATCTCGATCCTTATCAATCTATGGTGACACCAGTGAAGCTAGGCCAATCTCTCAGTTCTGATAGAGTGGGTTTACCTGAGCTCGACAAGGAAGTGGATGATGACGCTTTCCCTTTGGACTACTTTCCCATTGACATAGAATATCCGGATTTAATGAATAGCCAGATGAGTAATCCGAACACCAACGGTGTTGGGCTGATAAGCACAGCAGAGATTAATGAAAGTTATCAAAACCCGTTCTTGCACATTCcgaaaacgaaaaaatCTAAAGCGTATCCAACGTCTGCCACGTCATTAGTAATGCCTTACATGGACAGTAATATAAATCAATCGCTTCCTGATAGCGAAGAACTATCAAACTTATCGGGACTTAATATGTTGCCACAACAAAGGATACCATACGGAtatcagcagcagctttCATATAACCCTTGCATCAATATTATGCCGTCCAGACACCCTGGTGATATAATGGCGCAAACAATAGAACCTCGAGCTGCAAATGCATCCACTGGTACTCCAATCTTCCCCGGGTGTGATGCCATCTACACTCCACAAGAAATCAGCGATTGGAAAGCTTTCTTGCAGCAACAACCATCCCATATGCAAATCATCCAAACGCCACACTCTTCAAACGTCATCAATCCATATGGGTCCGCTTACCATTCTGCAGATCCAGCTATGTGGGGTCATTCGCTCTATATGGGCAATGGTTCTACAACTCCACTACACATGGAGAAAACAGCACAGTTCATAAGAAGGAAACAATTCCGTAACATGGTACCTTCTTCAACGTTTACAAGAAAGGGAAAGGTTATGAAGACGCCACATATAAAGAAATACGATCCGTCAAAGGAGAAGAGATCgaaatatcaaaaaaagtTTAGGGACAACACTAAACAAAGCACGACGGTCGATCATGATGTTAAGAATTAA
- the IRC3 gene encoding double-stranded DNA-dependent ATPase (similar to Saccharomyces cerevisiae YDR332W; ancestral locus Anc_5.377), with protein sequence MLLGIRGLCRWMVPSTARVLQRPMSSLPSLRDYQEKAIANCLEAIQQGTLRIGVSLATGGGKTVIFANLIDRYFQELAERGHRDSSPKCLLLVHRRELAFQAIATIKRCVPRLRLQLEMGKYHANYDDADVIIASVQSLVRRLDSCDPKQVDLIVVDEAHHIVADSYAKVLAHFQADTPQTEIPVVGFSATFERADRKAISRALDEIIYHRGIVEMIEDRWLCEGKFTTVAIDADLTQVKTTAAGRGTSNVEMLSRVINVDSINEVIVKTYLHKRDTARVKSTLLFAIDKAHVQALYEKFKSYGVQAEYVTSDLKSDVRDRTIQRFRDRQSEVLINCGILTEGTDIPNIDCILLCRPTRSRPLLVQMIGRGLRLHHKKSHCHIVDFVGAKSVGVVSFPSLVGVPDYRGTLDEATMDDLAKIKEAWDEKERRMREQAQMEESRLSEERAQREAMLRESQEKKIQYMQELVNSVDLTMVSYDSFEKFCDDQIALDSLSGDPASSSTRKMEHNLLTQSNYLWLKFSDDGWAFSLMGYNHLRIYREKDPADKTKVVYKLKLYREIPRHFRSSFDGKFNTTEVMKSERDLFKIVGKAHSVIEELSRQKTATSKFGPPNVTKFAPWRRRPATERQKAYIGRLLHKLYSTSKKPFGTLTSRDIDRYISTLTRGAASNLGFLTSIAPVYPIRNLLKVLEFKSKHNQQP encoded by the coding sequence ATGTTGCTAGGAATACGAGGGCTGTGCCGTTGGATGGTACCCTCCACTGCTCGGGTTCTACAGCGCCCGATGAGCAGTCTGCCCTCGTTGCGGGACTACCAGGAGAAGGCCATCGCAAACTGTCTCGAGGCGATACAGCAGGGCACGCTACGGATTGGCGTCTCGCTGGCCACGGGCGGCGGGAAGACGGTCATCTTCGCAAACCTGATAGACAGGTACTTCCAGGAGTTGGCAGAGAGGGGCCACCGCGACAGCAGCCCCAAATGTCTGCTCCTGGTACATCGGAGGGAACTCGCCTTCCAAGCTATAGCAACGATCAAGCGGTGTGTCCCACGACTGCGACTGCAGTTGGAGATGGGTAAGTACCATGCAAACTACGACGACGCAGATGTTATCATTGCGTCCGTACAGTCGCTCGTGCGGCGGCTGGACTCGTGCGACCCGAAGCAAGTGGACCTCATTGTCGTTGACGAGGCGCACCATATCGTAGCGGACTCGTACGCGAAGGTCCTAGCACACTTCCAAGCGGACACCCCGCAGACTGAAATCCCCGTCGTTGGGTTCAGCGCTACATTCGAGCGCGCGGACCGCAAGGCCATCTCCAGAGCACTCGACGAGATCATATACCACCGCGGGATTGTTGAGATGATAGAGGATAGGTGGCTCTGTGAGGGGAAGTTCACGACCGTTGCGATCGACGCGGACTTGACACAGGTCAAGACTACAGCCGCGGGGCGGGGTACTTCGAACGTCGAAATGCTGTCCCGCGTCATCAACGTCGACAGCATCAACGAGGTCATCGTCAAGACGTACCTGCACAAGAGAGACACCGCAAGGGTCAAGTCGACTCTCTTGTTTGCTATAGATAAGGCTCATGTCCAAGCGCTCTACGAAAAGTTTAAGTCCTACGGGGTCCAGGCAGAGTACGTCACCTCTGACTTGAAATCGGACGTCCGGGACCGCACCATCCAGCGGTTCAGGGACAGGCAATCCGAGGTGCTTATCAATTGTGGGATCTTGACCGAGGGGACCGATATCCCGAACATTGACTGCATACTGCTGTGCCGCCCGACGAGGTCGCGGCCGCTACTCGTCCAAATGATAGGTAGAGGGCTCCGGTTACATCACAAGAAGAGTCACTGCCACATCGTCGATTTTGTCGGCGCGAAGTCTGTAGGCGTAGTCTCGTTCCCCTCTTTGGTCGGTGTGCCGGACTATAGGGGCACCCTAGACGAAGCCACCATGGACGACTTGGCAAAGATCAAGGAAGCGTGGGATGAGAAAGAGAGGCGTATGAGGGAACAGGCGCAGATGGAAGAGTCACGGTTAAGCGAGGAAAGGGCGCAGAGAGAGGCCATGCTGCGAGAGTcacaagagaagaaaatacagTACATGCAGGAACTTGTCAACTCTGTAGACTTGACCATGGTATCGTACGATTCCTTCGAAAAGTTCTGCGATGACCAGATTGCTCTGGACTCCCTCTCTGGTGACCCAGCTTCTTCATCGACGCGAAAGATGGAACACAACCTTTTAACGCAGTCCAACTACCTGTGGCTTAAATTTTCGGACGATGGATGGGCATTCAGCCTCATGGGCTACAACCACCTCCGGATATACCGAGAAAAGGACCCTGCAGACAAGACAAAAGTCGTGTACAAGCTGAAGCTGTACCGCGAAATCCCAAGACACTTCAGATCCTCCTTCGATGGTAAGTTCAACACAACGGAGGTTATGAAGAGTGAGCGCGAcctgttcaaaattgttggGAAGGCCCACAGTGTCATCGAGGAACTGTCCAGACAAAAGACGGCAACTTCCAAATTTGGACCCCCCAACGTCACAAAGTTCGCACcttggaggaggagaccCGCTACAGAGAGACAAAAGGCGTACATCGGCCGACTACTGCACAAGTTATACTCTACGAGCAAAAAACCGTTCGGCACTTTGACTTCGAGAGACATCGACCGCTACATCTCCACCCTCACGAGGGGGGCAGCCTCCAATCTTGGGTTTCTCACTTCAATCGCACCAGTGTACCCAATACGCAACCTGCTCAAAGTGCTGGAGTTTAAATCCAAGCACAACCAGCAACCATAG
- the GPI8 gene encoding GPI-anchor transamidase (similar to Saccharomyces cerevisiae GPI8 (YDR331W); ancestral locus Anc_5.375), with protein sequence MRCSMRSIAVAVVALWCAVLYPAVSAEHTNNWAVLVSTSRFWFNYRHMANVLSMYRTVKRLGIPDSQIILMLSDDVACNSRNLFPGSVFNNKDHAIDLYGESVEVDYRGYEVTVENFIRLLTDRWSEDQPKSKRLLTDENSNIFIYMTGHGGDDFLKFQDADEIASEDIADAFAQMHEKKRYNEIFFMVDTCQANTMFSKFYSPNVLAVGSSELDESSYSHHSDVEIGVAVIDRFTYYTLEFMESIQKNSTLTLQDLFDSYTFEKVHSHTGVRTDLYERVPRDVLITDFFGNVQNVVPDTTQDQADQQLDTHNSILELALDKYGTEIPHQDNTTTHHNDQKIKLTHSLNGALAEAPRATATGKLPGLATSIGVSLLLLLLLATLTIPCQRVQQSVAQCNQLFNY encoded by the coding sequence ATGAGGTGTTCTATGCGGTCtattgctgttgctgttgtggCCCTGTGGTGTGCGGTGCTCTATCCCGCGGTTTCTGCTGAACACACCAACAACTGGGCGGTGCTTGTGTCGACTTCACGGTTCTGGTTCAACTACAGACACATGGCGAACGTGCTGAGCATGTACCGGACCGTGAAGCGGCTCGGGATCCCGGACTCACAAATCATTCTGATGCTGAGCGACGACGTCGCTTGCAACTCGCGGAACCTGTTCCCCGGGTCCGtattcaacaacaaggacCATGCCATCGACCTGTACGGTGAATCCGTGGAGGTCGACTACCGCGGGTACGAGGTCACCGTCGAGAACTTCATCCGGTTGCTCACGGACCGGTGGTCAGAAGACCAGCCGAAGTCGAAGCGGTTACTCACGGACGAGAACTCGAACATATTCATCTACATGACGGGCCATGGGGGCGACGACTTCCTCAAGTTTCAGGACGCTGATGAGATTGCGTCAGAGGACATCGCGGACGCGTTCGCGCAGATGCACGAGAAGAAACGGTACAACgagatcttcttcatggTGGACACTTGCCAGGCAAACACCATGTTCTCCAAATTCTACTCACCAAACGTACTTGCGGTCGGGTCCTCGGAACTCGACGAGAGTTCGTACTCGCACCACTCGGACGTCGAGATCGGCGTCGCGGTCATCGACAGGTTCACTTACTACACGCTCGAATTCATGGAGTCCATCCAGAAGAACTCGACACTCACACTCCAAGACCTCTTCGACTCCTACACTTTCGAGAAGGTCCATTCGCACACGGGGGTCCGCACAGACCTCTACGAGAGGGTCCCTCGCGACGTTCTCATCACAGACTTCTTCGGGAACGTCCAGAACGTCGTACCAGACACTACGCAGGACCAAGCGGACCAACAACTGGACACACACAACAGTATCCTGGAACTCGCCCTGGACAAGTACGGCACTGAGATTCCACACCAGGACAACACTACAACTCACCACAACGACCAAAAGATCAAGCTGACCCATTCGCTGAACGGCGCACTGGCAGAGGCACCAAGGGCAACAGCCACGGGGAAACTTCCCGGTCTTGCAACATCCATCGGAGTCTCGCTCCTACTGTTGCTCCTCCTGGCCACGCTCACGATCCCTTGCCAAAGAGTGCAGCAGTCCGTCGCCCAATGCaaccaactgttcaactaCTAA
- the UBX5 gene encoding DNA protein crosslink repair co-factor UBX5 (similar to Saccharomyces cerevisiae UBX5 (YDR330W); ancestral locus Anc_5.374) codes for MDEFKAVTACYDDAVVERYLELSGGDAERAIGLYFETQGQLGGVGEPSEEHLETPVEEEVRPPMEGTRGPLVDMSGPFGHVERVTGPLHDTSRPTGVFNQAAQEDAESMEDRDGDSSEYEYVEETVVDMGDDGPVREYTKMVRRPRQFTKEQRLARLFRPPFSIITTCGLEEARSIAQREGKWVMLNVQDNAIFQCQVVNRDLWSSPRLKALIRDKFVFLQYLVRSPQAEPYLNFYGVGDLEHDLPHVAILDPVTGERVKKWDNITPDPDRLVQELEQFLEQFSLDPAAVNPTVDHPVPKLDPATLTEEQQMELAIRESLGPAATSPSPVTEEPAVTSISPEAHEEPAPGPNTTRIQIRTGDGRRIVHRFNTDRDTVRTVYALVKHEWEDCRSVPFTLRGPQRNNLETLLDCTIGEAHLANSLPPTRTGVPVTNYVPTTYSL; via the coding sequence ATGGACGAGTTCAAGGCAGTGACGGCGTGCTACGATGATGCTGTAGTGGAGCGGTACCTGGAGTTGTCCGGGGGTGACGCTGAGCGTGCGATTGGGCTGTATTTTGAGACGCAGGGACAGTTGGGTGGCGTGGGGGAACCATCGGAGGAACATCTGGAGACCcccgttgaagaagaggtgAGGCCGCCGATGGAGGGTACGAGGGGTCCCCTCGTAGATATGAGTGGGCCCTTTGGACACGTGGAGCGGGTTACCGGCCCCCTGCATGACACGTCGCGGCCCACTGGGGTTTTCAACCAGGCGGCCCAGGAGGACGCTGAGTCGATGGAGGACCGGGACGGCGACTCTAGTGAGTACGAGTACGTCGAGGAGACCGTTGTCGATATGGGCGATGACGGCCCGGTAAGAGAGTACACTAAGATGGTGCGGCGGCCGCGTCAGTTCACGAAGGAGCAGCGGCTCGCGCGGCTGTTCCGCCCGCCCTTCAGTATCATCACCACATGCGGGCTCGAGGAGGCCCGGTCAATTGCACAACGAGAGGGCAAGTGGGTCATGCTGAACGTCCAGGATAACGCTATATTCCAGTGTCAAGTGGTCAACAGGGACCTGTGGTCCTCACCACGGCTGAAGGCACTCATCAGGGACAAGTTTGTGTTCCTACAGTACCTCGTACGGTCGCCGCAGGCGGAACCGTACTTGAACTTCTACGGGGTGGGGGACCTCGAGCACGACCTACCGCACGTGGCGATCCTGGACCCGGTCACGGGCGAGCGTGTTAAGAAGTGGGATAACATTACGCCGGACCCTGACAGACTCGTCcaggaactggaacagtTCCTCGAACAGTTCTCTCTCGACCCGGCAGCGGTCAACCCGACAGTAGACCACCCGGTACCGAAACTGGACCCGGCAACGCTCACAGAGGAGCAACAGATGGAACTAGCAATAAGAGAGTCCCTGGGGCCCGCAGCTACTAGCCCCAGTCCCGTCACGGAGGAACCCGCAGTGACCAGCATCTCACCAGAAGCTCACGAGGAACCGGCGCCGGGACCGAACACAACAAGAATACAGATCCGCACGGGGGACGGCCGCCGCATCGTGCACCGGTTCAATACAGACAGGGATACGGTGCGTACTGTGTACGCTCTGGTTAAGCACGAGTGGGAGGACTGTCGCAGCGTGCCCTTCACGCTGCGCGGTCCGCAACGCAACAACCTCGAGACACTGCTGGACTGCACCATCGGCGAGGCACACCTCGCCAACAGCCTCCCTCCAACTCGAACTGGAGTCCCAGTGACCAACTACGTACCAACTACGTACTCTCTATAG
- the PEX3 gene encoding Pex3p (similar to Saccharomyces cerevisiae PEX3 (YDR329C); ancestral locus Anc_5.372), with translation MASRDSRRGGRSWLWTGGVLFVGAVSVGTVVWRRWLERRVREREAAAVMRVKVRDRFEATQREVVAAVRALVPVLEDCVAWGPCGGAGDAEGPLPLDVEALFAQLKRARAVGGGGGGGGDVLKNELWEELKLAAVMKLVMVAYTVSALTLLTKVQLNLLSRRQYFELLAEVTRGEDSGSWSSTVASWVCNWRRGSEPASTMSADSAGDEHRYANERAFLSLSWWTINRGWSSLHSAVETAVAREFGDVPVRGTLALDEYAQRLSRVFQHCNGLLLERGAVPFQGPILGSLLLPDDTMQSFVLAQTLEETTLGKLEQDGDTLFEQLVAETRGIVNQATGQDGDAAIVFEQLVQESYQYILECIAQGIAKKNKRPETGGDTVNAGTTTSAQMAVFAVVGKEVCRGLLDTAVVPGPNPGPSPAASADQLLARLDSLPQLEQLGAAVFTGTDQHHQR, from the coding sequence ATGGCATCCCGTGACAGTCGGCGCGGTGGACGTTCCTGGTTGTGGACGGGCGGTGTGCTCTTTGTAGGCGCTGTTTCAGTCGGTACGGTCGTGTGGCGGCGGTGGTTGGAGCGGCGGGTCCGAGAGAGGgaggctgctgctgtgaTGAGGGTGAAGGTCAGGGACAGGTTTGAGGCGACGCAGAGGGAAGTTGTTGCCGCGGTGAGGGCTCTGGTCCCCGTGTTGGAGGATTGTGTAGCGTGGGGTCCCTGCGGCGGTGCCGGCGATGCGGAGGGTCCCCTGCCGCTGGACGTCGAGGCGCTGTTTGCACAGTTGAAGAGGGCCAGGGCCGTgggcggcggcggcggcggcggcggtgatgtgttgaagaacgagCTGTGGGAAGAATTGAAGCTTGCCGCGGTGATGAAGCTCGTTATGGTCGCGTATACGGTCTCCGCGCTGACTTTGCTCACGAAGGTGCAGTTGAACTTGCTCAGCAGGAGACAGTACTTTGAGTTGCTCGCTGAGGTTACGCGAGGGGAAGACAGTGGGTCGTGGTCTTCTACAGTGGCTTCGTGGGTATGCAATTGGCGCCGTGGCAGTGAGCCTGCCTCCACAATGAGTGCAGACTCTGCAGGTGATGAGCACCGCTACGCGAACGAGAGGGCGTTCCTGTCGCTGTCCTGGTGGACGATCAACCGAGGATGGTCGTCCCTGCACTCTGCCGTGGAGACCGCAGTCGCCCGCGAGTTTGGTGACGTGCCCGTCCGTGGGACACTCGCTTTGGATGAGTACGCACAGCGGTTGTCTCGTGTGTTCCAACACTGCAACGGGCTGTTGCTTGAAAGGGGGGCAGTCCCATTTCAAGGACCGATACTTGGGTCACTGTTGCTGCCAGATGACACGATGCAGTCGTTCGTGTTGGCGCAGACTCTCGAGGAGACAACTCTCGGGAAGTTAGAGCAAGATGGGGACACACTATTCGAGCAGCTCGTCGCGGAGACCCGTGGTATAGTGAACCAAGCGACTGGGCAAGACGGTGACGCGGCGATTGTGTTCGAGCAGCTTGTGCAGGAGTCGTACCAGTACATCCTGGAGTGTATTGCGCAGGGAAttgccaagaagaacaagagaccGGAGACTGGTGGAGACACTGTCAACGCgggcaccaccaccagtGCACAGATGGCCGTGTTTGCCGTAGTGGGCAAGGAAGTGTGTCGTGGGCTGCTCGACACAGCGGTGGTTCCTGGGCCGAACCCTGGTCCCAGTCCCGCAGCGTCCGCGGACCAATTGCTCGCGCGGCTGGACAGCCTCCCACAATTGGAACAACTCGGCGCAGCTGTCTTCACGGGCACAGaccaacaccaccagcggtaa
- the SKP1 gene encoding SCF ubiquitin ligase subunit SKP1 (similar to Saccharomyces cerevisiae SKP1 (YDR328C); ancestral locus Anc_5.371) produces MSNTRDTAERPVVLVSGEGEKFTVDRRIAERSLLLKNYLNDMHDGAMAHGDSDEDDEDDDEDEDAEDGGAIVMPVPNVRSSVLQKVIEWAEHHRDSTFPDEEDDDSRKSAPVDAWDREFLKVDQEMLYEIILAANYLNIKPLLDAGCKVVAEMIRGRSPEEIRRTFNIVNDFTPEEEAAIRRENEWAEDR; encoded by the coding sequence ATGAGCAACACGAGAGACACTGCGGAGAGGCCCGTCGTGCTGGTCAGCGGCGAGGGGGAGAAGTTCACGGTGGACCGCCGGATCGCTGAGCGGTCGCTGCTTCTGAAGAACTACCTGAACGACATGCACGACGGTGCGATGGCGCACGGTGACagcgacgaggacgacgaagacgatgacgaggatgaagacGCTGAGGACGGAGGGGCTATCGTGATGCCCGTGCCGAACGTGCGGTCGTCTGTCTTGCAGAAAGTGATCGAGTGGGCGGAACACCACAGGGACTCGACGTTCCcggacgaggaggacgacgacTCGCGGAAGTCCGCGCCCGTCGACGCGTGGGACCGTGAGTTCCTCAAAGTCGACCAAGAGATGCTCTACGAGATCATCCTTGCTGCAAACTACCTCAACATCAAGCCGTTGCTCGACGCCGGTTGCAAAGTCGTCGCGGAGATGATCAGGGGCCGCTCCCCGGAGGAGATCCGCCGCACTTTCAACATCGTCAACGACTTCAccccagaggaggaggcagCGATCAGACGGGAGAACGAGTGGGCTGAGGACCGCTGA